In one window of Mycteria americana isolate JAX WOST 10 ecotype Jacksonville Zoo and Gardens chromosome 24, USCA_MyAme_1.0, whole genome shotgun sequence DNA:
- the MAU2 gene encoding MAU2 chromatid cohesion factor homolog, with product MAAVAAGASGSAAGAAPQQQPPAQQQSQPAAGGAAGSGEAGGGGGGSGGGGGGGGGSSGGGGSGAGPAPGSGSGGGAAGGESWYLALLGLAEHFRTSSPPKVRLCVHCLQAVLPRKPPARMEARTHLQLGSVLYHHTRNGDQARGHLEKAWLISQQIPQFEDVKFEAASLLSELYCQENSVDTAKPLLRKAIQISQQTPYWHCRLLFQLAQLHTLEKDLVSACDLLGVGAEYARVVGSEYTRALFLLSKGMLLLMERKLQEVHPLLTLCGQIVENWQGNPIQKESLRVFFLVLQVTHYLDAGQVKSVKPCLKQLQQCIQTISTLHDDEILPSNPADLFHWLPKEHMCVLVYLVTVMHSMQAGYLEKAQKYTDKALMQLEKLKMLDCSPILSSFQVILLEHIIMCRLVTGHKATALQEISQVCQLCQQSPRLFSNHAAQLHTLLGLYCISVNCMDNAEAQFTTALRLTTHQELWAFIVTNLASVYIREGNRHQELYSLLERINPDHNFPVSSHCLRAAAFYIRGLFSFFQGRYNEAKRFLRETLKMSNAEDLNRLTACSLVLLGHIFYVLGNHRESNNMVVPAMQLASKIPDMSVQLWSSALLRDLNKACGNAMDAHEAAQMHQNFSQQLLQDHIEACSLPEHNLITWTDGPPPVQFQAQNGPTTSLASLL from the exons atggcggcggtggcggcgggcgcgTCGGGCtcggcggccggcgcggcccctcAGCAGCAACCGCCGGCTCAGCAGCAGTCGCAGCCGGCGGCGGGTGGCGCGGCGGGCTCCGGGGAGGCGG gaggaggaggaggcggcagcggcggcggtggtggcggcggcggcggcagcagcggtgGCGGCGGCAGTGGTGCTGGGCCCGCACCGGGGTCGGGgtcgggcggcggcgcggccgggggcgaGTCGTGGTACCTGGCGCTGCTGGGCCTGGCCGAGCACTTCCGCACGTCGAGCCCGCCCAAGGTGCGGCTCTGCGTGCACTGCCTGCAGGCCGTGCTGCCCCGTAAGCCCCCGGCCCGCATGGAGGCCCGCACCCACCTCCAGCTCGGCTCCGTCCTCTACCACCACACCCGCAACGGCGACCAGGCCCGCGGGCACCTGGAGAAGGCG TGGTTGATATCCCAGCAA ATTCCTCAGTTTGAAGATGTTAAGTTTGAGGCAGCCAGCCTTCTGTCCGAGCTGTATTGTCAGGAG aattcAGTGGATACAGCAAAACCTCTGTTACGCAAAGCCATTCAGATTTCACAGCAGACTCCGTACTGGCACTGTAGATTGCTTTTTCAACTTGCA caaCTACATACACTTGAAAAAGACTTAGTATCTGCATGTGACCTTCTCGGAGTTGGAGCAGAATATGCTCGGGTAGTAGGATCAGAGTATACCAG agcaCTGTTTCTGCTAAGCAAGGGGATG CTCCTTCTAATGGAACGAAAGCTGCAGGAGGTGCACCCTCTCCTTACCCTTTGCGGGCAGATAGTTGAAAACTGGCAAGGAAACCCCATCCAGAAAGAGTCATTACGCGTATTCTTCTTGGTCCTGCAGGTCACGCATTACCTGGATGCTGGGCAG GTGAAAAGTGTGAAGCCATGCCTGAAACAGCTTCAGCAGTGCATCCAGACCATCTCCACGCTGCACGATGATGAAATTCTGCCCAGCAACCCTGCTGATCTCTTTCACTGGCTGCCCAAGGAACACATGTGTGTGCTTGTCTACTTG GTGACAGTGATGCATTCCATGCAAGCAGGGTACCTGGAGAAGGCTCAGAAGTACACAGACAAAGCACTCATGCAGCTAGAGAAGCTAAAAA TGTTGGACTGCAGTCCTATCTTGTCGTCTTTCCAAGTTATTTTGTTGGAACACATTATCATGTGTCGGCTTGTCACGGGACACAAAGCCACAGCATTGCAGGAG ATTTCACAAGTctgtcagctctgccagcagTCTCCCAGACTGTTTTCTAATCACGCTGCCCAGCTGCACACTCTATTA GGGCTCTACTGCATTTCTGTTAATTGCATGGACAATGCAGAAGCACAATTTACTACAGCACTGAGG CTCACTACACATCAAGAACTGTGGGCATTTATTGTGACAAACTTAGCCAGCGTGTACATCAGGGAAGGCAACCGGCATCAAGAG CTTTACAGCTTATTGGAAAGGATAAATCCAGACCATAATTTTCCTGTGAG CTCTCACTGCCTTCGAGCAGCGGCTTTCTATATCCGAGGTCTGTTCTCCTTCTTTCAAGGAAGATACAATGAGGCAAA ACGATTTTTGCGAGAGACACTGAAAATGTCAAATGCAGAAGACTTGAATCGATTAACAGCCTGTTCTCTCGTCCTCCTGGGTCATATATTCTATGTGTTAGGGAATCACAGG GAAAGTAATAATATGGTAGTACCAGCCATGCAGCTTGCAAGCAAGATACCAGATATGTCTGTGCAGCTGTGGTCTTCAGCTCTGTTGAGAG ACCTGAACAAAGCCTGTGGAAACGCCATGGATGCGCACGAGGCAGCACAGATGCATCAAAACTTCTCACAACAGCTCCTCCAGGACCACATTGAAGCATGCAGTCTTCCAGAACACAATCTAATCACG TGGACAGATGGACCACCTCCTGTACAGTTCCAGGCACAGAACGGACCCACCACCAGCCTGGCCAGTCTCCTGTGA